The proteins below come from a single Tissierella sp. MB52-C2 genomic window:
- the mfd gene encoding transcription-repair coupling factor, with translation MVNFLIDPLNNLDSYNKLKLDIENKISPIATYGIIDESIGHIVYALKEHTKKQILLITYNEVKSKKIYEDIKNLGNNNVVLLPKRELVFYEIDAFSHERNNERIGIVSRLMEGEDLLIVTSIEAILHKLMSKDIFKAYSKDLRVGDEVDLNKLIDLLIHGGYERVNMVEGAGQFSLRGGIIDFFPPYSANPIRIELFDDEIDSIRTFDIINQRSLDIMDYTFISPVKETLILEDYREKMIESLDKDLNNALSRSRGNKIEKENLENKFNRYKENLKEKLFISNREMIIPYIPKENLSSIIEYLKEDALIYIDEPKRIEESIKSIEEDFRLKFTDLYEIGQLLPSHSNMLYDYIDVLEEIKEKICVTNSALLSGSNSLNPKSIHDFSIKGTQFYHNKMEILKEDINHFKYRGYKVIILSGTEERGRRLHETLMEMNIESNFLTDRNTEIKSSQVFITPGSIGGGFEYPLLKLVVISDKEIFGAGKKKSKRIKKKDSKQISFSDLNVGDYVVHENHGIGRYEGVEQLNIQGIKKDYMTIRYRGEDKLYVPIDQMHLIQKYIGADSIKPKINKLSSAEWARTKEKARKAVEDMAQDLLELYAKRETYKGFAFSGDGNWQREFEDLFPYEETEGQSRSILEIKEDMEKPRPMDRLLCGDVGYGKTEVALRAAFKAIMDGKQVAILVPTTILAQQHYNTIVERFEGFPIKVDMLSRFRTKTQQKLAIDNIRTGVIDIVVGTHRLLSKDVSFDDLGLLIIDEEQRFGVKHKEALKKFKETIDVLTLTATPIPRTLHMSLSGIRDMSIIEDPPEERYPIQTYVVEFNEQMIRDAILKEISRGGQVYFLYNRVETIDKVASLLRKLVPEATFAIGHGQMSERELEKVMVSFLENEVDVLVCTTIIETGLDIPNVNTIIIHDADKMGLSQLYQLRGRVGRSNRIAYGYFTYETNKVLSEVAEKRLRAIKEFTEFGSGFKIAMRDLEIRGAGNLLGVEQHGQIEAIGYDLYVKFLSEAIRRLKGEEVEESIDTTVDIKVDGYIKARYIEDEEQKIEVYKKIASIANMDDYRELLDELIDRFGDLPKEVENLMDISYIRYLGSRNNIKNMTQLNKEVRLEFNDTDKISVELLHYLSTEYGKRLSFNLSQEPSFNYKIRSNVLDELKSLVEKINGFNHKENNI, from the coding sequence ATGGTGAACTTTTTAATAGATCCCTTAAATAATTTAGACTCATATAATAAATTAAAACTAGATATAGAAAATAAAATTAGTCCTATAGCTACTTATGGTATTATCGATGAAAGCATAGGACATATTGTCTATGCCTTAAAGGAACATACCAAAAAACAGATATTATTAATTACCTATAATGAAGTAAAAAGTAAGAAAATATATGAGGATATAAAGAATTTAGGGAATAACAATGTGGTTTTATTACCAAAAAGAGAACTAGTTTTCTATGAAATAGATGCATTTAGCCACGAAAGAAATAATGAAAGAATAGGAATTGTTTCAAGACTTATGGAGGGAGAAGATTTACTTATCGTTACTTCAATAGAAGCAATACTCCATAAACTCATGTCTAAAGATATATTTAAAGCTTATTCAAAGGATCTAAGAGTTGGAGATGAGGTAGATTTAAATAAGTTAATAGATCTGCTTATACATGGGGGATACGAAAGGGTTAATATGGTAGAAGGTGCAGGACAATTCAGCCTTAGAGGTGGAATTATAGACTTTTTTCCTCCCTATAGTGCAAACCCAATTAGGATTGAATTATTTGATGATGAGATTGATTCCATAAGAACTTTTGATATTATAAATCAAAGATCCTTAGATATAATGGATTATACTTTTATATCACCAGTAAAAGAGACATTAATTTTAGAAGATTATAGAGAGAAGATGATTGAAAGTTTAGATAAGGATTTAAATAATGCATTATCTAGATCAAGGGGCAATAAGATAGAAAAGGAAAATCTAGAAAATAAGTTTAACAGGTATAAAGAGAACTTGAAGGAGAAATTATTTATCTCCAATAGGGAAATGATAATACCTTATATACCCAAGGAAAATCTATCCTCTATAATAGAATATTTAAAAGAAGATGCATTAATTTATATAGACGAACCTAAGAGAATAGAAGAAAGTATAAAATCTATTGAGGAGGATTTTAGGTTAAAGTTTACAGATCTTTATGAAATAGGACAACTTTTACCTTCTCATTCCAATATGTTATACGATTATATAGATGTTTTAGAAGAAATAAAAGAAAAGATATGTGTTACAAATAGTGCGTTATTAAGTGGGAGTAACAGTTTAAATCCAAAATCCATTCACGATTTTTCTATCAAAGGTACCCAGTTTTATCATAATAAAATGGAAATTTTAAAAGAAGATATTAATCACTTTAAATATAGAGGCTACAAAGTCATAATACTTTCTGGAACAGAAGAAAGGGGAAGAAGGCTTCATGAAACTTTAATGGAGATGAATATAGAGTCTAACTTCTTAACAGATAGAAATACAGAGATTAAGTCTTCTCAAGTATTTATTACTCCAGGTAGTATTGGTGGAGGATTTGAATACCCTCTTTTAAAACTTGTAGTAATAAGTGATAAAGAAATATTTGGAGCTGGAAAGAAAAAATCTAAAAGAATAAAAAAGAAGGATAGTAAACAGATTAGTTTTTCTGACTTAAATGTAGGTGACTATGTAGTACATGAAAACCATGGAATTGGACGATATGAAGGTGTAGAGCAGTTAAATATCCAAGGAATTAAAAAGGATTATATGACCATAAGATATAGGGGAGAAGATAAATTATATGTACCTATAGATCAAATGCATTTAATCCAAAAATATATTGGTGCAGATAGTATAAAACCAAAGATAAACAAATTATCTAGTGCAGAATGGGCTAGAACTAAAGAAAAGGCTAGAAAAGCAGTAGAGGATATGGCTCAGGATTTACTTGAACTATATGCAAAGCGAGAAACCTATAAAGGATTTGCATTTTCTGGAGATGGAAATTGGCAAAGGGAGTTTGAAGATTTATTCCCATATGAAGAAACAGAAGGTCAATCGAGAAGTATTTTAGAAATTAAAGAAGATATGGAAAAACCTAGACCTATGGATAGACTTCTTTGTGGAGATGTGGGATATGGGAAAACAGAGGTTGCTTTAAGGGCAGCATTTAAAGCCATAATGGATGGTAAGCAAGTTGCCATTTTAGTTCCTACTACGATTTTAGCACAGCAACATTATAATACCATAGTAGAAAGGTTTGAAGGCTTTCCTATTAAAGTCGATATGCTAAGCAGATTTAGAACTAAGACTCAGCAAAAGCTTGCCATAGATAATATTAGAACTGGTGTCATAGATATAGTAGTAGGAACCCATAGACTACTATCTAAAGATGTTTCCTTCGATGATTTAGGTCTGTTGATTATAGACGAGGAGCAAAGATTTGGCGTAAAACATAAGGAAGCTCTAAAGAAATTCAAAGAAACTATAGATGTACTAACTCTTACAGCTACGCCTATACCTAGGACATTACATATGTCTCTGTCAGGTATTAGAGATATGTCTATCATTGAAGATCCTCCTGAGGAAAGGTATCCTATACAGACATATGTAGTTGAATTTAATGAGCAAATGATTAGAGATGCTATTTTAAAAGAAATTAGCAGAGGTGGGCAGGTATATTTTCTATATAATAGAGTTGAAACCATAGATAAGGTGGCTTCACTTCTAAGGAAATTAGTACCTGAAGCAACTTTTGCCATAGGACATGGGCAAATGTCAGAAAGAGAATTAGAAAAGGTAATGGTGAGCTTTTTAGAAAATGAAGTAGATGTTCTAGTATGTACAACTATTATTGAAACAGGATTAGATATTCCAAATGTAAATACTATAATAATCCATGATGCAGATAAAATGGGACTTTCTCAGTTATATCAGCTAAGAGGAAGAGTAGGAAGATCCAATAGAATTGCCTATGGATATTTTACTTATGAAACCAATAAAGTTTTATCAGAAGTTGCGGAAAAAAGACTTAGAGCTATAAAGGAGTTTACAGAATTTGGTTCAGGGTTTAAAATAGCCATGAGAGACTTAGAAATAAGAGGAGCAGGTAATTTATTGGGAGTAGAACAACATGGACAGATTGAGGCCATAGGATATGACCTATATGTAAAATTTTTAAGTGAAGCCATTAGGAGATTAAAGGGTGAAGAAGTAGAAGAAAGCATAGATACTACAGTAGACATTAAAGTAGATGGATATATTAAGGCAAGATATATAGAAGATGAAGAACAAAAAATAGAAGTATATAAAAAGATTGCTTCAATTGCTAATATGGATGATTATAGAGAATTATTAGATGAATTAATTGATAGGTTTGGAGATTTACCTAAAGAAGTGGAGAACCTAATGGATATTTCTTATATTAGATATTTAGGTAGTAGAAATAATATTAAAAATATGACTCAATTAAATAAAGAAGTTCGATTAGAGTTTAATGATACAGATAAAATATCAG